A single Triticum dicoccoides isolate Atlit2015 ecotype Zavitan chromosome 2A, WEW_v2.0, whole genome shotgun sequence DNA region contains:
- the LOC119354238 gene encoding uncharacterized protein LOC119354238, translating into MKLFAFVRRARRTSSAAMTPEPVPVALENATAPVSVAEKRRRRPSSGSSSWKPTLVAISEDAAVAAAKADAGKAKGKAKGKPAAAKAKARASPRALRPDYDDFRRFGAPTVLPAFAPTAFLF; encoded by the exons ATGAAGCTGTTCGCGTTCGTGAGGCGCGCTCGCCGAACATCGTCAGCGGCGATGACACCGGAGCCGGTTCCGGTGGCGCTGGAGAACGCGACGGCGCCTGTGTCCGTTGCGGAGAAGCGGCGGCGGAGGCCCTCGTCGGGATCGTCGTCGTGGAAGCCGACGCTGGTCGCCATCTCCGAGGACGCTGCGGTGGCCGCCGCCAAGGCCGACGCCGGAAAGGCCAAGGGCAAGGCGAAAGGGAAGCCGGCGGCGGCCAAGGCCAAGGCGAGGGCGTCGCCTCGCGCGCTCCGGCCTGACTACGACGACTTCCG GCGCTTCGGGGCGCCCACGGTGCTGCCGGCGTTCGCGCCCACGGCGTTCCTCTTCTGA